The following are encoded together in the Terriglobia bacterium genome:
- a CDS encoding RNA polymerase sigma factor, which yields MIAALQPDTQSEMQDEEVVSRVLAGETALFEILMRRYNQRLYRVSRIILRNDGEAEDVMQDAYVRAYTHLDQFAGKAAFSTWLTRIAIHEALARKRRSGRYQELDALPNNGDSMPMLKSSDPTPEDSTARTETRRLLEEAIEHLPEAYRTVVVLREVEEMSVTETADSMGVTEAVVKTRLHRAHAMLRKELYSRAKGRSADLYQFHAVRCDRVVKAVFERIKASVPPRDSQPVN from the coding sequence ATGATTGCGGCGCTCCAACCCGATACGCAGAGTGAAATGCAAGACGAAGAGGTGGTGAGCCGCGTGCTGGCTGGAGAAACCGCGCTGTTTGAGATCCTGATGCGGCGTTACAACCAGCGTCTTTACCGTGTATCGCGGATCATCCTGCGCAATGATGGAGAGGCGGAAGACGTAATGCAGGACGCGTATGTCCGCGCCTATACGCATCTGGACCAATTTGCCGGCAAGGCCGCGTTCTCCACCTGGCTCACTCGGATCGCGATTCATGAAGCGCTGGCGCGCAAGCGGCGCAGCGGACGTTACCAGGAGCTTGACGCCCTGCCGAACAACGGAGATTCCATGCCCATGCTGAAATCCTCAGATCCCACTCCGGAAGACTCCACGGCCCGCACCGAAACGCGGCGCTTGTTGGAAGAAGCCATCGAGCACTTGCCGGAGGCTTATCGCACCGTCGTCGTACTGCGTGAAGTGGAAGAGATGAGCGTGACGGAGACCGCGGACAGCATGGGCGTAACCGAAGCCGTGGTCAAGACGCGCCTGCATCGCGCCCACGCCATGCTGCGCAAAGAACTGTATAGTCGCGCCAAAGGCCGCAGTGCCGACCTTTACCAGTTCCACGCGGTGCGCTGCGATCGCGTAGTCAAGGCCGTGTTCGAGCGGATCAAAGCTTCCGTTCCACCGCGCGATTCTCAGCCCGTAAACTAA
- a CDS encoding NADPH-dependent F420 reductase gives MKIGIIGSGRIGATAARLFVGAGHEVAISNSRGPDSLRELIAELAPRAHAMTTNDAARFGDVVLLAVPWHVETALPAKEILRGKIVMDAMNPYRPEGGFFDLKGSTSSEIVLQRMPGARMVKTFNTIYYEHLATRGRKDLPVEDRHAIYLAGDDRDAKQVVARLIEEIGFAPVDTGSLREGGRLQEPDSPIYNQTFTAREAREFLARHAQPGPTRG, from the coding sequence ATGAAGATTGGCATCATAGGTTCCGGACGAATCGGCGCCACCGCCGCGCGGCTGTTTGTCGGCGCCGGGCACGAAGTGGCCATCAGCAACTCGCGCGGCCCGGATTCGCTGCGCGAGCTGATCGCGGAACTTGCTCCGCGCGCGCATGCCATGACCACCAACGACGCCGCCCGCTTCGGCGACGTTGTTCTGCTGGCCGTCCCCTGGCACGTTGAAACCGCTCTGCCGGCCAAAGAGATTCTTCGCGGCAAGATTGTGATGGATGCTATGAATCCTTACCGGCCGGAGGGCGGGTTCTTTGATCTGAAAGGTTCCACCTCCAGTGAAATCGTTTTGCAGCGCATGCCCGGCGCGCGCATGGTCAAGACCTTCAACACCATTTACTACGAACATCTGGCCACGCGCGGACGCAAAGACCTGCCGGTGGAAGATCGCCACGCCATCTACTTGGCCGGCGACGATCGCGATGCCAAACAAGTTGTAGCGCGTCTGATTGAAGAAATCGGATTCGCGCCGGTGGATACCGGTTCCCTGCGCGAAGGCGGCCGACTCCAGGAGCCGGACTCTCCTATCTACAACCAGACGTTCACGGCGCGCGAGGCCCGCGAGTTTCTGGCCCGCCACGCGCAACCGGGCCCAACACGCGGATAA
- a CDS encoding class II aldolase/adducin family protein gives MVPFVSTVLPFVKRTLSAESQLRLDLVQYGRMLHQQGFVAATDGNLSVRMDRDRVLVTPTACSKGMMQSDDMVIVNLDGKKLSGTCNPSSEIAMHLTIYKMRPDVGAVVHAHPCTATAFASAGIALDQPLCSEIVITLGAVPLAPYATTGSRELSESLRPFIPRHDAILMANHGVVTYGEDLRQAYMRMESVEHYAKIVLAARQLGCAQTLPIRELEKLNEVRSRYVKNGH, from the coding sequence ATGGTCCCCTTCGTGAGCACGGTGCTGCCTTTTGTAAAAAGAACGTTGAGCGCCGAGAGCCAGTTGCGGCTGGACCTGGTCCAGTACGGGCGGATGCTGCACCAGCAAGGCTTCGTCGCCGCCACGGACGGCAACTTGTCCGTCCGCATGGACCGCGACCGCGTCCTGGTCACGCCCACCGCTTGCAGCAAAGGCATGATGCAGTCCGACGATATGGTCATCGTCAACCTTGACGGCAAAAAGCTGAGCGGCACGTGCAACCCGTCCAGCGAAATCGCCATGCACCTCACCATTTACAAGATGCGGCCGGACGTGGGCGCCGTGGTGCACGCTCACCCCTGTACGGCCACCGCGTTTGCGTCCGCGGGCATTGCCCTGGACCAGCCGCTGTGCTCGGAGATTGTCATCACCCTGGGCGCGGTGCCGCTGGCGCCTTACGCCACCACCGGAAGCCGCGAGTTGAGCGAATCACTGCGGCCGTTTATTCCGCGGCATGACGCCATCCTGATGGCCAACCACGGCGTGGTCACTTACGGTGAAGACCTGCGCCAGGCGTACATGCGAATGGAGTCGGTGGAGCACTACGCCAAGATCGTCCTGGCAGCGCGACAGCTCGGCTGTGCCCAAACTCTCCCCATCCGCGAACTGGAAAAGCTGAATGAGGTACGGTCGAGGTACGTGAAGAACGGGCACTAG
- a CDS encoding ribonuclease E inhibitor RraB: protein MKLRAVEKAAEHLLARGWPTHVRPGACGDDWLALATQPARGDEDMEPIWYELTAFAEKFSGVYDGWERPMDSGDYLN, encoded by the coding sequence ATGAAGCTGCGGGCCGTTGAAAAGGCAGCCGAGCATTTGCTCGCCAGGGGATGGCCAACACACGTGAGGCCAGGCGCGTGCGGCGACGACTGGCTTGCTCTGGCCACCCAACCCGCGCGCGGCGACGAAGATATGGAACCCATCTGGTACGAACTCACCGCCTTCGCGGAGAAGTTCAGCGGGGTCTATGATGGCTGGGAGCGCCCCATGGACAGCGGGGACTACCTGAACTAA
- a CDS encoding DUF3857 and transglutaminase domain-containing protein — MPRALRLPAILLAVALFNPRSLSALDDWPAIQQEELKMTANPAHPTDAIILNHEETFDDNRRHQIVYMRIKIFTEKGREWGDVEIPYLGTTFHLTDVKGRTIAPDGSITPYTGKVFDKTIVRGQGVKLQAKAFALPNVQPGCIVEFKYTEYWDAGVYAPRWIVQEKLPQKRALFTFIPYSGSRDVVDKRGNTGRVFFTTVGLPSGAAIKSINDRQLQLELKDIPAFEEEELAPPSAMLKWRVNFYYGTDKMAKPAEFWKEEGKYWTKEVEKFTGHSTAVAAAANQLVSPSDTPDQKLRKIYAGVQKMKNLSYEDATRREEGLERLRTEKRTQEQITAEDVLKNNEGKRDELTRLFVAMVRSVNLPAYVARVTSRDETFFQQNLPDWRQLDSEVAVVQGPDGKELFLDPGTPACPFGLLDWRHTAVQGVRQTADGGTEFATTPPPDYTKTLTLRTAALTLTSNGDASGIANLSWTGQEALARRIRAARTDEAGRKKELEDELRALLPNGAEVQMESSTGWDSPETALTAKFKVQVPALAGVTGKRLIVPSGVFESKKHSTFTHADRKAAVYLSYPYRVVDDVQISLPPDYKVEDLPRTQPIQTDFAIFKFERTSTGNSIHFRRDFAIANMAFPVQAYPELRTLFGGVSAGDSQQVVLTAAK; from the coding sequence ATGCCCCGTGCCCTGCGTTTGCCGGCAATCTTGCTAGCCGTTGCTTTGTTCAACCCTCGCTCATTGTCCGCACTGGACGATTGGCCTGCCATCCAGCAAGAAGAGCTGAAGATGACCGCCAATCCCGCGCACCCTACGGATGCCATCATCCTTAATCACGAAGAAACCTTTGACGACAATCGCAGGCACCAAATCGTTTACATGCGGATTAAGATCTTCACGGAAAAGGGCCGCGAGTGGGGCGACGTCGAGATCCCTTATCTAGGTACAACATTCCATCTCACTGACGTCAAGGGTCGCACCATCGCTCCGGACGGCAGCATCACGCCTTACACCGGCAAAGTATTCGACAAAACCATCGTCAGAGGACAGGGCGTGAAGTTGCAGGCCAAGGCTTTTGCGCTGCCCAACGTCCAACCCGGCTGCATTGTTGAATTCAAGTACACCGAGTACTGGGACGCCGGCGTCTATGCTCCCCGTTGGATTGTGCAGGAAAAGCTTCCGCAAAAGCGGGCCCTGTTCACTTTTATCCCTTACAGTGGCAGCCGTGATGTTGTTGATAAGCGTGGCAACACCGGGCGGGTTTTCTTTACCACGGTCGGCCTTCCTTCCGGCGCGGCCATCAAGTCGATCAATGACCGGCAACTGCAACTGGAACTGAAGGACATTCCCGCTTTCGAAGAGGAAGAACTCGCGCCTCCGTCCGCCATGCTCAAGTGGCGGGTGAACTTCTACTATGGCACGGACAAGATGGCCAAGCCGGCCGAGTTCTGGAAAGAAGAGGGAAAGTACTGGACCAAGGAGGTGGAAAAGTTCACCGGTCACTCCACCGCTGTCGCCGCCGCGGCCAACCAACTGGTGAGTCCGTCAGACACGCCCGATCAAAAGCTGCGCAAAATCTATGCCGGCGTCCAGAAAATGAAGAACCTTTCGTATGAAGATGCCACCCGCCGTGAGGAAGGTCTGGAGCGCTTGAGGACCGAGAAGCGAACACAGGAACAGATCACCGCCGAAGATGTTCTGAAGAACAACGAAGGCAAGCGCGACGAACTCACGCGCCTGTTCGTGGCCATGGTTCGCTCCGTCAACTTGCCGGCGTACGTGGCCCGGGTGACCTCGCGCGACGAAACTTTTTTCCAGCAGAACCTTCCCGATTGGCGCCAGTTGGATTCTGAAGTCGCAGTGGTGCAGGGACCGGACGGCAAAGAATTGTTTCTTGACCCGGGCACACCCGCTTGCCCGTTTGGATTGCTGGACTGGCGACACACCGCTGTCCAGGGCGTCCGCCAGACTGCCGATGGCGGCACCGAGTTCGCAACTACGCCGCCGCCCGACTACACCAAAACCCTTACCTTGCGCACCGCCGCACTCACCCTGACCAGCAACGGCGATGCCTCAGGAATTGCCAACCTGTCATGGACGGGACAAGAGGCATTGGCCCGCCGCATCAGGGCCGCCAGGACCGATGAAGCCGGACGCAAGAAAGAACTGGAAGATGAATTGCGCGCGCTTCTGCCCAATGGCGCCGAAGTGCAAATGGAATCGAGCACTGGCTGGGACTCCCCGGAAACGGCCCTCACCGCAAAATTCAAAGTACAGGTCCCGGCGCTTGCGGGCGTCACCGGTAAACGCCTGATCGTTCCTTCAGGAGTATTTGAATCCAAAAAGCATTCCACCTTCACGCACGCTGACCGCAAAGCCGCCGTGTATCTGAGCTATCCCTACCGCGTCGTTGACGACGTGCAAATCTCTCTGCCCCCGGATTACAAGGTGGAGGACCTGCCCCGGACCCAACCCATTCAGACGGACTTCGCCATATTCAAGTTCGAGCGGACGTCCACCGGCAATTCGATTCACTTCCGCCGCGACTTCGCGATCGCCAACATGGCTTTTCCCGTGCAGGCCTATCCCGAATTGAGAACTCTATTCGGTGGAGTGAGCGCCGGCGACTCCCAGCAGGTGGTGCTGACCGCGGCAAAATAA
- the cadA gene encoding cadmium-translocating P-type ATPase translates to MEWSRDSVIALAVLLLISTYLVLRFALGWTSSAWPTLAPLLIALALGLPLLWELLRRLAHFEFGSDLIAGVSIVSAVLMQEYLVACVVILMLSGGQALEAYAMRRASSVLGALARRMPTIAHIVDGSSFRDVAVAEIRPGDPLLVLPHEICPVDGEVLEGYSRMDESFLTGEPFEMSKAPGAGVISGAVNGEAVLKVRATRLPEDSRYARILRVVKESEQHQPRIRRIGDRLGAWYTPLALAIAGLGWALSGNPQRFLAVAVIATPCPLLLAIPIAILGGISLAARRGIVVKNAAMLEQIAACRVFIFDKTGTLTYGRPALTEVRCAPGYREDEILSLAASLENYSRHPLAKGILAVAEARKIVTAPPENVTETPGDGLRGTVERHKVHITGRRKAEAIYGALPALPPAESGLECIVLIDGKFAALLRFQDEPRQESSPFIGHLLPKHGAEKIVLLSGDKESEVRHMAELVGIREIHSGQSPEEKLAFVKEATAHRKTLFVGDGINDAPAMMAATVGVALGGTSDAISESADAVVLDSSLRKIDELIHIGERMTRISLQSAVGGILLSAIGMAAAALGHLSPLNGAIAQEVIDLAAVLNALRVTVRQRDLADF, encoded by the coding sequence ATGGAGTGGTCACGCGACAGCGTAATTGCACTGGCCGTTCTCCTTCTGATTTCCACGTATCTTGTGCTGCGCTTCGCGCTGGGCTGGACGTCCAGCGCCTGGCCCACGCTCGCGCCGCTGCTCATCGCTCTGGCGCTGGGTCTTCCGTTGCTCTGGGAGCTGCTGCGCCGCCTGGCGCATTTTGAATTTGGTTCGGACTTGATCGCCGGCGTCTCCATTGTCAGCGCGGTTCTGATGCAGGAATACCTGGTGGCCTGCGTGGTCATTCTGATGCTTTCCGGCGGGCAGGCGTTGGAAGCCTACGCGATGCGGCGAGCGTCGTCGGTACTGGGTGCGCTGGCGCGTCGCATGCCGACCATCGCCCACATCGTGGACGGAAGCAGTTTCAGGGACGTGGCCGTGGCGGAGATTCGTCCCGGCGATCCGCTGCTGGTGTTGCCGCACGAGATCTGCCCAGTGGACGGCGAAGTCCTGGAGGGCTACAGCCGCATGGACGAATCGTTTCTCACGGGCGAGCCGTTTGAGATGTCCAAAGCCCCGGGCGCGGGAGTGATCTCCGGCGCGGTCAACGGTGAAGCCGTGCTGAAAGTTCGCGCCACCCGCTTGCCGGAAGATTCGCGCTACGCCCGCATTCTGCGGGTGGTGAAGGAAAGCGAACAGCATCAGCCGCGCATTCGCCGCATCGGCGACCGGCTGGGCGCCTGGTACACGCCGCTGGCGCTGGCCATTGCCGGACTCGGCTGGGCGCTGAGCGGAAATCCACAGCGCTTCCTGGCCGTGGCGGTAATCGCCACGCCGTGCCCGCTTCTGCTGGCCATTCCCATTGCCATCCTGGGCGGGATTTCTCTGGCGGCGCGGCGGGGCATCGTGGTCAAGAACGCGGCCATGCTGGAGCAGATTGCCGCTTGCCGCGTGTTCATCTTCGATAAAACCGGCACGCTCACCTACGGGCGTCCGGCGCTGACGGAAGTGCGCTGCGCGCCAGGGTACCGCGAAGATGAAATCCTTTCGCTGGCCGCCAGCCTGGAGAATTATTCGCGCCATCCTCTGGCCAAAGGCATCCTGGCCGTGGCCGAGGCCCGCAAGATCGTGACTGCCCCGCCGGAAAACGTAACCGAAACTCCTGGTGATGGATTGCGCGGCACGGTGGAGAGGCATAAGGTCCACATCACCGGCAGGAGAAAAGCGGAGGCGATTTATGGCGCGCTGCCCGCCTTGCCTCCGGCGGAGAGCGGACTGGAGTGCATCGTCCTGATAGACGGGAAATTTGCGGCGTTGCTGCGCTTTCAGGACGAGCCGCGGCAGGAGAGTTCGCCGTTTATCGGGCACCTGCTGCCCAAGCACGGCGCGGAGAAAATCGTCCTGCTTTCCGGCGACAAGGAAAGTGAAGTCCGCCACATGGCCGAACTGGTGGGCATTAGAGAGATTCATTCCGGGCAAAGCCCTGAGGAAAAACTCGCGTTCGTCAAGGAAGCGACGGCGCACAGGAAGACGTTGTTCGTGGGCGATGGCATCAATGACGCGCCGGCCATGATGGCGGCCACCGTCGGCGTGGCGCTGGGCGGCACCAGTGACGCCATCTCCGAGTCGGCGGACGCGGTGGTGCTGGATTCTTCGCTGCGCAAGATTGATGAACTCATCCACATCGGTGAGCGGATGACACGGATTTCCCTGCAGAGCGCGGTCGGGGGCATCCTGCTGAGCGCCATCGGCATGGCGGCGGCGGCCCTGGGACATCTTTCTCCGCTCAACGGCGCCATCGCCCAGGAGGTCATTGATCTGGCCGCGGTGTTGAACGCGTTGCGAGTCACCGTCCGCCAGCGCGACCTCGCGGACTTTTGA
- a CDS encoding amidohydrolase family protein, protein MRRLLVVAAVVVLPHVFPFALPAQEAPGVITIHAGTLLDGRGHAQHNVRIVVQGGKIVSVGKSDGRGQAAATYDFTRLTVMPGWIDVHDHVIWHFGPNGRFEDKTETVPQATLAEAANAYATLMAGFTTIQSVGSPEDKDLREAITRGALPGPRVLTSLEPIEDAALTPDQIRQTVRKLKADGADVIKIFASRSIRQGGGQTLSDEQLQAACGEAKAQGLRSVVHAYRAAVRAAAIAGCTQVEHGTYATQEDLDAMAAHGTFFDPQVGLVIHNYLDNRARYIGIGSYTEEGFAKMQEVLPAIAEMFKHALATKNLKIVFGTDAVAGAHGRNAEEFIYRVQAGQDAMDALVAANARAAESLNLQGEIGAIGPGLQADIIALDGDPLKDITAVRRVVFVMKGGKVYKNEAAGR, encoded by the coding sequence ATCAGAAGACTCCTGGTTGTCGCCGCCGTTGTGGTTCTTCCACACGTCTTTCCGTTTGCGCTGCCGGCGCAGGAAGCGCCGGGCGTCATTACTATTCACGCCGGGACGCTGCTGGATGGTCGCGGGCACGCGCAACACAACGTCCGTATTGTGGTGCAGGGCGGAAAGATAGTCAGCGTGGGCAAGAGCGACGGGCGAGGCCAAGCGGCTGCAACCTACGACTTCACCCGGCTGACGGTGATGCCGGGATGGATTGACGTCCACGACCACGTGATCTGGCACTTTGGTCCGAACGGCCGCTTTGAAGACAAGACTGAAACGGTTCCGCAGGCGACGCTGGCCGAAGCCGCAAACGCGTACGCCACGCTCATGGCCGGTTTCACCACCATACAGAGCGTCGGCTCGCCGGAGGACAAAGACCTGCGCGAGGCCATCACTCGCGGCGCGCTGCCGGGCCCGCGAGTGCTGACGTCGCTGGAGCCGATTGAAGACGCCGCACTGACTCCCGATCAGATTCGCCAGACGGTGCGCAAACTCAAGGCGGACGGCGCGGACGTGATCAAGATCTTCGCTTCGCGCAGCATCCGCCAGGGCGGCGGGCAAACGCTGTCTGACGAGCAACTGCAAGCCGCGTGCGGCGAAGCCAAAGCCCAGGGCTTGCGCAGCGTGGTCCATGCGTACCGCGCGGCGGTGCGGGCCGCGGCCATCGCCGGTTGCACCCAGGTGGAACACGGCACGTACGCCACGCAGGAAGACCTGGACGCCATGGCCGCACACGGCACGTTCTTTGATCCGCAGGTCGGTCTGGTGATCCACAACTACCTGGACAACCGAGCCAGGTACATCGGCATCGGCAGCTACACCGAAGAAGGTTTTGCCAAGATGCAGGAAGTGTTGCCGGCGATCGCGGAGATGTTCAAGCACGCGCTGGCCACCAAGAACCTGAAGATCGTCTTTGGCACCGACGCCGTGGCCGGAGCGCATGGCCGCAACGCGGAAGAATTCATTTATCGCGTGCAAGCCGGACAGGACGCGATGGACGCTCTGGTGGCCGCCAACGCGCGCGCCGCGGAGTCACTCAACCTGCAAGGCGAAATCGGCGCCATCGGCCCGGGACTGCAAGCGGACATCATCGCCCTGGACGGCGATCCGCTCAAGGACATCACCGCCGTGCGGCGCGTGGTGTTTGTGATGAAGGGCGGCAAGGTCTACAAGAATGAAGCTGCGGGCCGTTGA
- a CDS encoding tetratricopeptide repeat protein, with the protein MRKLLLILSFMLWSGFALGQTAAAPQPVPVREITGQVRLGGRPAPAGVVVSLRVVFNRDLIEADQEESVRTATDVSGRFVFHHLENLGNGGKDLFAVSTIYQGFMSGQQLVDLTESLRSDVVLDLQRTSNTPAAPRAASDSAATTAPAVDGDPAPRRRPRSPAAQEALDRAQELLFRKHDPDASLAEFKKAVKLDPWYGPGYVLMGLAYTQLRRWDSAQLAFEEAIKVEPGNAQAFLGLGSSLNEQHDYPAAQKALEESLKLKPESAEAHYELARALCSLGKWQAAQPHAQQAIAINPDYAGPHALMGNIYVQAEDAESALNEFRAYLRLAPEGDLAPQAKEMVQQLEKVLAEDAGK; encoded by the coding sequence ATGCGTAAACTGTTGTTGATCTTGTCTTTCATGCTGTGGTCCGGGTTCGCCCTGGGCCAAACCGCAGCGGCTCCCCAGCCTGTTCCGGTTCGTGAGATTACCGGCCAGGTGCGGCTGGGCGGACGTCCTGCGCCCGCGGGCGTAGTGGTTTCACTGCGCGTTGTCTTCAATCGCGACTTGATTGAAGCCGACCAGGAAGAGTCCGTGCGCACGGCCACCGACGTCAGCGGCAGGTTTGTTTTCCATCATCTGGAAAATCTAGGCAACGGCGGGAAAGATCTGTTTGCTGTGAGCACAATCTACCAGGGATTCATGTCCGGGCAGCAACTGGTTGACTTGACCGAGAGCCTGCGGAGTGACGTGGTGCTGGACTTGCAGCGGACCTCCAACACCCCGGCCGCGCCGCGGGCGGCGAGCGATTCCGCCGCGACGACTGCGCCGGCCGTGGACGGTGATCCCGCGCCGCGCCGTCGTCCGCGCAGTCCGGCGGCCCAGGAAGCGCTGGACCGCGCGCAGGAACTGCTGTTTCGCAAACACGATCCTGACGCCAGCCTTGCCGAGTTCAAGAAAGCGGTGAAGCTGGATCCCTGGTACGGCCCTGGGTACGTGCTGATGGGGCTGGCGTACACGCAGTTGCGTCGCTGGGACAGCGCGCAACTGGCCTTCGAAGAGGCCATCAAAGTTGAGCCGGGCAACGCCCAGGCGTTTCTGGGTCTGGGATCAAGTTTGAATGAGCAGCACGATTATCCCGCCGCGCAGAAGGCGCTGGAAGAAAGCCTGAAACTCAAACCAGAGTCGGCGGAAGCGCATTATGAGCTGGCGCGGGCGCTGTGTTCGCTGGGCAAATGGCAAGCCGCCCAGCCGCACGCGCAACAGGCCATCGCCATCAATCCCGACTACGCCGGTCCGCACGCGCTGATGGGCAACATCTACGTGCAAGCCGAAGACGCGGAAAGCGCGCTCAACGAATTCCGCGCGTACCTCCGCCTGGCTCCGGAAGGCGATCTTGCCCCGCAGGCGAAAGAAATGGTGCAGCAGTTGGAAAAAGTGCTGGCGGAAGACGCGGGCAAATAG
- a CDS encoding Kdo hydroxylase family protein → MPATGPGSNSAIIEVKAYSGEQARWYCDQLERGKVILFSEVPFDFPEDDRKFLLSQKQTGSRFHKNISYRPGKDILKGMSAGAEDRERLQSVLRQFSADLTRFVSKFLGPYAGKLKLDFASFRPLEEQGRDLPLHKRNDLLHVDAFPTRPTHGGRILRVFVNINPAVARVWNVGQPFHDFVPRMMQTQKIEPPQRSSFARAFARVASRMGLPVPDRSRYDEYMLYLHDWLKENADFQEKSPKLELSFPPGCCWMVYTDGVPHAVMSGQYALEQTFIVPPDALVNPAASPVRVLEGVTRQKMAS, encoded by the coding sequence ATGCCGGCCACAGGTCCAGGTTCGAATTCAGCCATTATTGAAGTGAAAGCATACTCCGGGGAGCAGGCACGCTGGTATTGCGACCAACTCGAACGTGGCAAAGTCATTCTCTTCTCTGAAGTGCCGTTCGATTTTCCCGAAGACGACCGCAAGTTTCTGCTGTCGCAGAAGCAGACCGGGTCGCGATTCCACAAGAACATTTCGTATCGTCCGGGCAAGGACATTCTCAAGGGGATGTCCGCCGGGGCAGAAGACCGGGAGCGGCTGCAAAGCGTGCTGCGGCAGTTCTCCGCCGATCTCACGCGCTTTGTGTCCAAGTTTCTGGGGCCGTACGCGGGCAAACTCAAGCTGGACTTTGCCAGCTTTCGTCCGCTGGAAGAACAGGGGCGAGATCTGCCTCTGCACAAACGCAATGACCTTCTGCACGTGGACGCCTTCCCCACCCGGCCCACGCACGGGGGACGCATCCTGCGGGTGTTCGTCAACATCAACCCGGCGGTGGCGCGCGTTTGGAACGTGGGCCAGCCGTTCCATGATTTTGTGCCGCGGATGATGCAGACCCAAAAGATTGAGCCTCCGCAGCGCAGCAGTTTCGCGCGGGCCTTTGCGCGAGTGGCGTCGCGCATGGGCCTGCCGGTGCCTGACCGTTCGCGCTATGACGAATACATGCTCTACCTGCACGACTGGCTCAAAGAGAACGCCGACTTCCAGGAGAAGTCGCCGAAGCTTGAGCTGAGCTTCCCGCCCGGCTGCTGCTGGATGGTTTATACCGACGGTGTTCCCCACGCCGTGATGTCCGGGCAGTACGCCCTGGAGCAGACGTTCATTGTTCCCCCCGATGCGCTGGTGAATCCGGCAGCGTCGCCCGTGCGTGTGCTGGAAGGCGTCACGCGCCAAAAGATGGCCAGCTAA